One genomic region from Drosophila subpulchrella strain 33 F10 #4 breed RU33 chromosome 2R, RU_Dsub_v1.1 Primary Assembly, whole genome shotgun sequence encodes:
- the LOC119550042 gene encoding uncharacterized protein LOC119550042, with the protein MRGMIIVPMDLEPGFRKADIHNIPTLNSGMVFNFCLSAASDKTKQISTDKSDLLTDYVQMRRHGETCELKGLVFPASDFANTESHANVALKVVESARIITDGQCSLCPTSGTCAHIVAFTFWLLNKSTDRNPSAVVQFWGHELENLVQPEPTSATRICDMIPKDEVRLESELNSKELSASEGQAFLETVLEELATCGRDSALYRQCVDTTDEFEPLFVHHALLRAAEYNIVDLATYVQHTEQLAQTGIIESLYEVTRDQYKSRLWVEVQYMRIRCSMMHLIINRKSAEEDDQIFNMMFCKGRDKNNEDRVQQKQHKRFILKQTEKLENKNYIECGLILHESFPFLCAAPDGITDDHIVEIKSPKTEEDFEKYLEARESIAPKYMAQIQIQMFAANVKKALYCVLSPTFEVNGALHYVWVQADPEFVSSLLAMAEEFWRDVVFPRLMNIYPQFG; encoded by the exons ATGAGGGGCATGATTATAGTGCCCATGGACCTGGAGCCCGGCTTCCGCAAGGCAGACATACACAATATACCCACTCTAAACAGCGGAATGGTGTTCAATTTCTGCCTATCCGCCGCCTctgacaaaacaaaacaaat TTCCACGGATAAAAGTGATCTTTTAACGGACTATGTTCAGATGAGGAGACATGGCGAAACCTGCGAACTGAAGGGACTCGTGTTCCCCGCCTCCGACTTTGCCAACACGGAATCCCACGCCAATGTGGCACTCAAAGTCGTGGAAAGCGCCCGGATCATCACGGACGGCCAGTGCAGCCTGTGCCCCACATCTG GTACCTGTGCCCACATTGTGGCCTTCACCTTCTGGCTGCTAAACAAAAGCACCGACCGAAATCCCTCCGCTgtagtgcagttttggggccACGAACTTGAAAACCTGGTGCAACCAGAGCCCACGTCGGCCACTCGCATATGTGACATGATACCCAAGGACGAGGTGCGACTGGAGAGCGAACTGAATTCCAAGGAGCTGAGCGCCAGCGAGGGACAGGCTTTCCTAGAGACCGTTCTAGAGGAACTTGCCACCTGTGGCAGGGATTCCGCTCTCTATCGCCAATGTGTGGACACCACCGATGAGTTCGAGCCCCTGTTCGTTCACCATGCGCTGCTCAGGGCAGCAGAGTACAACATCGTCGATCTGGCCACCTACGTGCAGCACACGGAGCAACTGGCTCAGACTGGAATTATCGAGAGCCTCTACGAGGTGACTCGGGACCAGTACAAGTCCCGACTGTGGGTGGAGGTGCAGTACATGCGCATCCGTTGCTCCATGATGCACCTGATCATCAACCGCAAAAGTGCCGAGGAAGACGATCAGATCTTCAACATGATGTTCTGCAAGGGACGGGACAAGAACAACGAGGATCGAGTGCAGCAGAAGCAGCACAAGCGGTTCATATTGAAACAGACGGAAAAGCTAGAGAATAAGAATTACATCGAGTGCGGACTGATCCTGCACGAGAGCTTTCCCTTTCTGTGCGCCGCCCCCGATGGCATCACGGACGATCATATCGTTGAAATCAAATCGCCAAAGACTGAGGAGGACTTTGAGAAGTACCTCGAGGCTCGCGAGTCAATAGCACCCAAGTACATGGCCCAGATACAGATCCAGATGTTTGCGGCCAATGTGAAAAAGGCGCTCTACTGTGTGCTGAGCCCGACGTTCGAAGTCAACGGAGCCCTGCACTACGTTTGGGTACAGGCAGATCCGGAATTCGTGTCCAGTTTGCTGGCCATGGCCGAGGAGTTCTGGCGCGACGTAGTCTTTCCCCGCCTTATGAATATCTACCCACAGTTCGGTTAA